Sequence from the Erythrolamprus reginae isolate rEryReg1 chromosome Z, rEryReg1.hap1, whole genome shotgun sequence genome:
CAATTTCTCGGGGCTATTGTCCCTGGCACCACACAAAGCAACACAGCTGCATTCAATTTTAATCCCCCAAACACGGAGGGTTGCAAACCCAGAAGGAATAGACAATGTGTGGTCTATACTGACTCATTTTTGATGATCTTTGCCATTGTCTCAGAGGAGCATCGAATCCTCAATCTCCGCACCGCTTGCACTGGAAccatttatgttttgtttttaattttcttttgttaacatctgattggctatacaagatttttttggtttatagaaaaatgtatatagaaataaggaagcactttggcataatggttaataagttagaaatataattggtattgtactttttcaagaaatattaaggaggaaatttaattaaaaggaaatgtatgtaactggatgacaaaattagaaaaaaaaacttgcaacttttttgatgattgatattagttactaacaaaatattgcattttattcatggaaaattagatggtacactgtattgtttgaatatatcttgagagaaaaataaaaaatattacaccctcccccaaaagtccttcctttctcttttcttctttacttccttccttccttcctttcttgttccctctatttccccttccttccctccctccttccttcctcttcacttctctctttacctccctctcccttttctttctttctctccacttctctctctctcttttccctcttccctttctctcattctttccttctcccagttacttctccctctctcccccttctctctctcatttgtttctcctccctttttgctctcattttctcactttcatttctgtttttctctttcttttctctccctttttctttctctcatcgtAATCCAGAAGCAGGAGCTGCAGGACCCTGGAGGGGACGGTGGAGGCCGTTTCGCTTAATTATCTTGTCACCGTGGGGAGAACTTCTGTGCTTTCTACCTCTACGACTGCGTGGCTGGGCTGCacagagggaagcggcagctcctgCCCGAGGAAACTGTGGCGATGGCCACTGGCTTGGCGGGAGGTGCCAGCAATAGACACAggtggtgggaggagagggagccACTGCTGCCTCCGGTGCCATCTGCCGCAGATGGTCCGGTGCAGAGCCTCCCAGTTGCGGCTGCTGGGAGAGACTCTCCAGCTCTGCCTTCCTCTTTAAAGTTCGGGGCGGAGCGCTCAGCCTCCCACCCCCAGGAGCACATGGCAGGCTGACAGTTGAATGGGGAGCTCACGTGTGCACGCCTGTGCGACATTCGGAGCAGGAAAAACCTTAGTTGGCGGAGGCCTTCCCTGCACTTTCCTTGCCGCTCCCATCCAACTCCGACACCCGACTCCTCTGCACGGACTGCGCGAGGGGTTGTTTTTTTGTGCGGGAGGAACACTGGTCTTAACCCTCATTCCTGCAGCCTACCAAACAAACTCAAGGTCTCTGGCAAAACAGCCTTcaggcattattcattttattttctagagcagggatccccaacttggcaactttaagacttgtgaatttcaactcccaggattctccagccagctatgaagccttctgttttaaagaatattatagccatttggaaaggagggggaggcagaaacccagatcacatagaattaattccagatggtATCTCCTTATAGTTTTCCTAGACacttgtttgtagcagaattgcctgctttggggtttttaaatgctttcaggaagaatgcagaggctgcccaaagaggatgccctgcattttctttcagccggCGGAAGACTTCCCCGCACTTTCCTTGCTGCTCCCCCCCAGCTCTGACCCCCGACTCCTCTGcacagccttggaaaagactgcgTGAGAGGTTGCTTTTGTGTGCATGGCCACGTAGCTGCGCGCCATGGAAGGGACACtggtcttaaccctccttcctgcagccTACCAAACAAACTCAAGGTCTCTGGCAAAACATTAGCCTTcaggcattattcattttattttctagagcaggggtccccaacctggcaacttttagacttgtgaatttcaactcccagaattctccagccagctatgaagttctccattttaaagaatattatagccatttggaaaggagaaggaggcagaaacccagatcacatagaattaattccagatggtATCTCCTTGTAGTTCTCCATAGACacttgtttgtagcagaatcgcctGCTTTGAGGTTTTTAAAATGCTTTCGGGAAGAATGCAGcggctgcccaaagaggatgccctgcattttctttcagcatctttcagtgcaaattgggtgctctggggtgaagctccatttttcctaccccactgcattcccccccccccttgtccaGGCAAGAGTGCACCCCGGTAACAGCCAACTTTAACAAGACAACAATTATTGTCTTGTTAAAGTTAGCTGTTACATAGGAGATTGTGGTTGGGGAGTCAGGGTTATACAATAATTGGAGCGCACTTCTGCTAATGTAGCGAgacttctttgtttttttctcccactggccaccgccccaagtgcctcggtgttttcaGGCGTTTCGGGCGTcctttggctttgcagctgacaccagCAGACTCCCTCCAGCacattcttaaagcttctgctgggcgcccccccaagacagcagccactcccactggccaccgccccaagtgcctcggtgttttcaGGCGTATCGGGCGTCCTTTGGCTTTACAGCTAACAccagcaggctccctccagcacatTCTTAAAGTGTCTGCTGGGCGCCCCCCCAGACagcagccactgccactggccaccgccctaagtgcctcggtgttttcaGGCGTTTCAGGCGTcctttggctttgcagctgacaccagcaggctccctccagcacgttcttaaagatggcatatatttcattttttttctgcaaTGTTGCCAAACTcctagagccatgatggcgaacctatggcacacgtgtcacaggtggcagatggagccatatctgctggcatgtgagctgttgccctaccttAGCTCCAACTTACCAGCTGATTTTTTACTTGTGCGGAAGCTCTAGAAAGGCATTTTTgtcctctggagggcctctggcggggtggggcatttttgccctccctagactCTAagaaagtctttggagcctggaaagTGTGAAAATTGGCCTTTGGACctaccggaagtcaggaaatgggggaggggtgtcatgcatgcatgcccaAGAGGTGGGGCAGATGGGGGACGttgaattatggatgtaggcACACGCATTCATGCAATAGCATGGGCATACTGACTTTCAATACCTGAGGGaaagaaggttcgccatcattgtcctagagtttgtttctttgtttatttttttatttgtttgtttatttattttgatttatatgctgcctaacTACCGGAGGACTCTGGATGGCTTGCAGAAAAAACacctaaaaacagtttaaaagaacAACTTAAAACCCTTTATAAAAAAAACTTTCATATTCTTTATGACCAGATCTAAAAGATGTCTCATTTGCTTATTTGTATACAGtaaaccctcgagtttcgcgtcctcaatgatcgcgaaagggctatttcgctatttTAAAccaattgttaccatctcgattCTCGCGagcgctacatcgcgattttccgggaaaaaaaaattaaaaaaaaaaaaaaaacctgcttggtttttcccgcccgatgacgtcacgcgtcattgctgattggccgaaatctcggccaatcagctttgcaattgcaatcagctttgcaattgcaatcggttttgcaacttttgcaaaagtttttgcagccgttCCTTCGAGCCTTCGAGCCGTTCCTTCCAGACGTTTCTTCGAGCAGTTCCTTCGAGCAGTTccttcgagccgttccttcgagctgtgtcttccatctgtgccttggagttgctgtgctttgcatctgtgtcttccatctgtgcatctgtgtcttccatctgccttggatttgctgtgctttgcatctgtgtcttccatctgtgcatctgtgtcttccatctgccttggagttgctgtgctttgcatctgtgtcttccatctgtgcatctgtgtcttccatctgccttggatttgctgtgctttgcatctgtgtcttccatctgtgccTTGGATCTGTTTGGATCTTCtttgaagatggcacctaaacgttcaaTGAGGAGTGGaggcgatgctaaaaagacccggaagatgttgacaatcaaggaaaagattgaactgttggacatgctgaaagcgggacattctaatgtagaggttggtcgccattatgggctcaacgaatcgactgtgcgatacattaagaaagatgagaagaagataaggcaaacttctctgatatcattcaacaaggctgccaaaagagtagtgacgcctagaaacaaacggcttatgaagatggaagctggtttgtctgtgtggctagaagactgccgaaaaaagagcattgctttggatacgaacactatccgaaccaaggcgcagcaattgtacaaccgtcttgaacacACAGATGCAGATGGGGTAGACCGAGGTAAGGAATGGTGTTTTTTATaagtgtatttaagtgttttttaaggaaggagggaaggagagaagggaaggagggagggagggagagaagggagggaggagggaaggagggagggaaggagagaagggaaggaaggagggaaggaggggagggaggagggaaggaaggagagaaggaaggaaggagggaaggagagaagggagggaggagggaaggagggagggaaggaaggagggaaggagagaagggagggaggagggaaggaaggagagaaggaaggaaggagggaaggaggggagggaaggaaggagggaaggagagaagggagggaggagggaaggaaggagagaaggaaggagggaaggagagaagggagggaggagggaaggaaggagagaaggaaggagggaaggagagaagggaaggagggagggaaggaaggagagaaggaaggaaggagggaagggagggaggagggaaggagggagggaaggagagaagggaaggaaggactgtatgctttcattcaagtcacttctctctccctttcctgtcattctctgtagatgaaggcgcTGATGACTCTGGAGACCCCCAGCCGTCAACATCTGCTTcttcagcctcagccccagccacattcacagcaagcaaagggtggtttgagaaatttcaacggcgctatggcctgaagagtgtgtcattgcacggagaagctgcctcagcagatacaggtgcagccgaaaactttgtccagggcacgtttaaagagctaattgcagaagggggctaccttccagaacaggtgttcaacatggacgaaacaggcctgttctggaagaggatgccttcaaggactttcttgatgcaagatgaagccaaagcccctggctttaaggccatgaaagatcgggtgactttgatcatgtgtgggaatgcagcaggctttatgctgaagccagggctaatctataggtcacgaaatccaagagccctcaagaacagaaataagaattcattgccagtgtactggatgcataatcctaaagcatggattacaaaacccctcacgcgggactggtttaatcactgcttcatcccacaggtggaggtgtatttggctcgcaaaggactcgatttcaaagtgcttctcctaatggacaatgcgggaggccatgatgacctggaacatgaacatgatggggtgcaagtcgaattcttgccaccaaacaccacatcgcttatccagccaatggatcaaggtgttatccgcgcatttaaggcactgtacatgcgcaattctcttgcaagcatcgtggcagcaatggatgctgatgcaaacttcacattgaaggcctactggcgtcagtacacaattgcatcttgtctgacgaacattcagagtgccttaatggacatgaagtcacagacaatgaatgcctgctggaagaaattgtggccagaagtggtgcatgctcacaggggatttgctcccgaagaaattcaagatgctgcagtccagaactctgtgaagctggcacaggcactgggtggagaaggcttcgttgacatgacaccagaggaagtcaatggtttgcttgatgagcatggcctaccgctgacagacaaagatctggaggagctgaccaggtcagcgagtgaagaagaggaggaagagggagctgaacaagctgaggaacaagaagatgttggcctaacgctggagcggcttgcagaaatgaacaaagctgctgcaaatctccaacgcatggcggaactttgggatccccacatgactcgctattttcaatttaaggcctcccttgacaacaccattgcaccatacagagccttgttagccaaggaaaagaaaaagcgccaacaactgcccataactatgtttgtcacgagaaccaagaggtctgccacaacatcacctgcagcgtccattgtagacatggtgatagaagaagatcccgatttatcctagttatgctaaccccccccccaaaaatgtaaaaatgtaaataaatatttttgttatttctatcaggatgactaagtgtgttattcaatgtgtacagtacagtacaggtacaggtagaggtacagtacagtacattaaggggatgggaaatggtaatttgtgggttgacagtgttgggactgagtggcatagagaagaatgaatgaatgactgagtgagtgaatgaaattcaaacacaggtgagggctggggggttttattctagcaacttggttgggcagtgcaagaaaccaggtttaaaatgaagtctgggatcaaaaaggcaaatttcctcactgaggactagtaaattggttgggcagtgcaagaaaccaggtttaaaatgaagtctgggatcaaaaagtaaatttcctcactgaggactagtaaattggttgggcagtgcaagaaaccaggtttaaaatgaagtctgggatcaaaaagtaaatttcctcactgaggactagtaaattggttgggcagtgcaagaaaccaggtttaaaatgaagtctgggatcaaaaagtaaatttcctcactgaggactagtaaattggttgggcagtgcaagaaaccaggtttaaaatgaagtctgggatcaaaaagtaaatttcctcactgaggactagtaaattggttgggcagtgcaagaaaccaggtttaaaatgaagtctgggatcaaaaagtaaatttcctcactgaggactagtaaattggttgggcagtgcaagaaaccaggtttaaaatgaagtctgggatcaaaaagtaaatttcctcactgaggactagtaaattggttgggcagtgcaagaaaccaggtttaaaatgaagtctgggatcaaaaagtaaatttcctcactgaggactagtaaattggttgggcagtgcaagaaaccaggtttaaaatgaagtctgggatcaaaaagtaaatttcctcactgaggactagcaactgaagactagcaacttgggcagggcaaaaaaacggggcgaataggggagaggggcgaatcgggtgtAGCGGCGAGGAGCTCGGAGGCGCTggtggggggtggccggcatggaaagtaaacattgccagcctccgaactgccgtcgccccaccatctgcgcatgcgcggccattttttttatttttattttttaaaaagagatcacgcatgcgcagatgatgcttttacttccgcgccgctacttcgcgaataATCGactgtcgcgaggggtcctggaacggaaccctcgcgaaactcgagggttcactgtatctgTACAATGCAAGTGAAAGTGAGGAGATGATTTCATTCAATGGTAGAtcctttctccaatgcacttgcaaggagagtccaacgtgggtaatacttcagtctgattggtagggactgagttttcattttaatattaagtgggcaccgccccctagcccctCAGTctaaaaaaactcagtcgcagtatagGGACTCTGAATttcttctctcattctttctatgTTTTAGAAGGTATTTATTCTGTGTAGTTTGTTCTAATTTTAAACTCTTTTTATTTCAGGAAGAAGACAGGATTATAAGATCCTCCTTCGCAGCACAGGATCTCTACCCCTAGTGGGGTGACATCCTAGTAACCGCtgctccccccccttccttctccaaTCACCTCAGCACTATGGGCGGGAGCATACATTGCAGCTAAAAGGGAGCTACCGGG
This genomic interval carries:
- the LOC139175761 gene encoding tigger transposable element-derived protein 1-like, with product MAPKRSMRSGGDAKKTRKMLTIKEKIELLDMLKAGHSNVEVGRHYGLNESTVRYIKKDEKKIRQTSLISFNKAAKRVVTPRNKRLMKMEAGLSVWLEDCRKKSIALDTNTIRTKAQQLYNRLEHTDADGVDRDEGADDSGDPQPSTSASSASAPATFTASKGWFEKFQRRYGLKSVSLHGEAASADTGAAENFVQGTFKELIAEGGYLPEQVFNMDETGLFWKRMPSRTFLMQDEAKAPGFKAMKDRVTLIMCGNAAGFMLKPGLIYRSRNPRALKNRNKNSLPVYWMHNPKAWITKPLTRDWFNHCFIPQVEVYLARKGLDFKVLLLMDNAGGHDDLEHEHDGVQVEFLPPNTTSLIQPMDQGVIRAFKALYMRNSLASIVAAMDADANFTLKAYWRQYTIASCLTNIQSALMDMKSQTMNACWKKLWPEVVHAHRGFAPEEIQDAAVQNSVKLAQALGGEGFVDMTPEEVNGLLDEHGLPLTDKDLEELTRSASEEEEEEGAEQAEEQEDVGLTLERLAEMNKAAANLQRMAELWDPHMTRYFQFKASLDNTIAPYRALLAKEKKKRQQLPITMFVTRTKRSATTSPAASIVDMVIEEDPDLS